The genomic DNA GTCAGCCTGAGTGAAGGTGCTGCCTGCACCCAGCAAATTGCCGTTGAGGAAGAGTCTGCCAGCTTTGGGCAGGTTGGTGACAGTGTAAGTCAGTTCATTTGCGGGCTGCTGAGCATCGGTGGCTTTGAGGGAAGTGCCCGTGATTGCTGCCGTGTTGCCGCGACCGATCGACAAGCCGTTGCTGAAGAGAGAAGGAGCCGTATTGTCTTCCACAGGGCCCGGCTTCACAATCGGACCGCTGGGACCAGGGATGAAGCGAGTGACTGCGCCCGTGCTTGCGGTAAGCCGATAGGAAGTTGGGTTTTTCAGACTGCCACCGACGCGCAGGAAGTAGGCTCCGCGCTTGAGTTCGTTGACATTAATGACTTCTGCCTGGGTTCCTGGACGACCGGATCGCTGAATCAGCTTGCCGCGACCATTGAACAACGCCAGATCTGCGTTTGCTTTTAATCCATCTAATTGGGCAGTAAAGCTGCTGCGATTTCTAACTTGAAAACGATGAACATCAAATCCATCTGCTCTACCACCGATGCTTTCCTTTAATGTAATGGGGCTGTTGGAAACATTAATCGAGCGAGCTTGGAAGAATTTGTTTGCGGTATCTTTCAGCATGACGATTTTCAGGGGGCTGCACGTTTGTACAATATCTACAACAATGGTCAAAAGAGCATTTCCGAAAGCAATCTCAAAAAGCTGTTTAAAGCTTTCTTGAAGCGCTCACTGGAACTATTAACGAATGCTTAAAACCCTGATGATGGCTGGGAGCTGGAATCCCGGAAAAGCTTGACCCGTCTGAATCTTGGAAAAGGAAGCGCAAAGACGGGACACTTTCCATTACTGTCATAATCATATTTCAGCAAAGACAATAAAATTTAGGCTCTATCAACTGTGAGATATTTTGAAATGAACTTTAGGTGAACTGTAAAGGAATCATTTAGCTGTGATTAACTTGCAATGAGTTTTATGTCTTTTGGTCGATCGCTTTAAACAATAAAAAAAGCTCTATGCCTCATGGATGAGAACATAGAGTCAGAGGAGGGTTAAAGAATAGAAACTTATTGAAGCTTGAGAATTGAAAGATTGATTTATTTCTATGAATTATCCGTATTTAATTGCTTTAGTGAATTCCTGGTGAATCACATTAATAAACCACAAGGTTGCGAAGGGGTTTTCCGGATCGACTATGCCGCTTTTTCGGCTGTCTACCCGGAAAGGTTGATGTAGAGGGTCATCTCCCCGGAAACCTATCGACTAAGAGGGACGTCAGAATTGCCCTGATGCCCTAAAGTTCGTCCGTTTGAGTCGCACCGTTCGCCGTTGTTGAAATCCAACGCAATCTGCTGTTACTGAATGCTGTTACCGAAAGTGACTATTACCGAAAATGACTGTTACCGAAAGTAAATTGAACATGCAACGCAAGAAAACTCAACGTCAGGCGGTTTTGTCGATCGCCTTTGCCCTTCCGCTCATCACCCTAATTGCCTGCACACAGACTCAAGAGACGGCACAGGTGACACCCGCCACCCCCAGCTCCGCTCCAACGGTCACTGTCCCTGCCACCGTTCCACCCTCCCAAGCTCCCGCAACAGGCGACCTGAAGCCCCTCTTCAGCCATATCTGGCGCGTAACGACTGCCCCTTCCCAACCTGCCCCCGGCAGCATTTTTGTCTTTTTGCCCAACGGGACGCTGCTGCAAACTTCCTGTGTGGAGACCTACGCGATCGCAGGCTGGACAATCGACAAAGCCCGTCCGCAGGTTCTACAGGTGAGCGAAAATGGTCAGTCCGTCTACAATGCCGAAATTTTGGAGCTGACGAACACAACCCTCCGCCTTCGCAGAACCCTCCTGCCCTCCAACGAAACCCAGGAAGTCACCTTCACTGCCGCTGAGGAGCAGTTTACCTGTCCCGATCTGCCCCGGTAGTCACTCCTGAGCGCGATCGCCTGAACGAGCAACAGTTAACGGGCAAAAATCGATCGATCGTCTGCAAATGCCTTAAACTCCAGCGCATTCCCACTAGGGTCGAGAAAGAACATCGTCGCCTGTTCTCCAATTTCGCCCTTGAAGCGGATATAGGGTTCGATGACAAACTGAATGCCCTGCTGCCTCAGGCGATCGGCAAGTGCCTGCCATTCCTGCATCTCTAGAATGACGCCCCAATGCTGTACCGGAACGCTTTTGCCGTCTACTGGATTTGTGGAGACGCCGGAATTCGGGGGAGCTAAATGTGCCGTGATTTGGTGCCCAAACAGATTAAAATCAATCCAGCGATCGGAATTTCGCCCGACCGAGCAGCCCAATACAGTTTCATAGAAATGACGGGTTGCCTCCAGATCAGTGACGGGAAAAGCAACGTGAAACGGACGAAGACTCATAGGATGGATCGCAAACTAACTCATAGCCGCCCGACGATCGGTTGACTTCGATCGCGAGGATTTTGGTCTGCGGGCAGGTTTGGCAGGTGGCGCGGCTTCCGGCTCCCGTTCCTGGGCGATCGGCAGGGTGAAATGGAACTGGCTCCCCTGATCGCGTCCGGCGGATTCTGCCCAGATCTTGCCGCCCAAACCGAGAACAATCTGCCGACAAATTGCTAGCCCCAAGCCCGTTCCGCCTGCGGTGCGTCGCAGTGCCCCCTCTTCCTGGTAAAAGCGATCGAACACTGCCTCCAGCCGATTGGGTTCTATGCCGCGTCCCGTATCGGTGATCGTAACCTCCAGCATTTTGCCGCCATTGGGCTTTGCTTCAATGA from Leptolyngbya ohadii IS1 includes the following:
- a CDS encoding VOC family protein — encoded protein: MSLRPFHVAFPVTDLEATRHFYETVLGCSVGRNSDRWIDFNLFGHQITAHLAPPNSGVSTNPVDGKSVPVQHWGVILEMQEWQALADRLRQQGIQFVIEPYIRFKGEIGEQATMFFLDPSGNALEFKAFADDRSIFAR